The stretch of DNA GTTCACCATCTCAGAGGTGCCCCTGTCTGGGTGACATCCTTGCCAGTTCCTCGCTTTCCAGGGCAGACTGAAAGGCCTGGACAGACTCTGCAATCAAGAAAATCTGGTCACAAACCTTCATTTTCGGTGAGGTAATTTCATTTGTGCAACACAACCACTTTGCTCTTAAGCACAAATTAGACTTGCTGAAATAATGGAAATGTTATTAGCCTGACGTCTAGTTTGAACACACGgagatgaaaaacacatttctagGCACACTGGCCTCCACCccatgcatgtacatatacagGTCCATGATTATGTCCTCTGGTTTTTCTTTGGATTTTACATCCATTTTCTAACCCAGTTGTCTTGACTTCTTGACAATCATGTCACAAACTACCATAATCCAGTCTTCAAATGCAGTCTGCAAAGTGTTCTGCGGCACACAGATAATCATCACTAAAGGTCTGTATCTACAATTACAGGCACCCATAAATTATGATCTGAAAACAGGGTCTCGGTTCAGATTGATGAGTGCAGACCCAATGCACTTAATTGACATGCCAGCACCTGCTGGCTGCCACAGCAACATTGTTATTTTCCAATTTGACTGTCATGGGAAACGATCCCTGCCATCTTTGTAGCATCGTAGtgcaatttgtatttttaaagcagtACCAATGAAGCCCTAGTAAGTCTCTGGGCTGTCAAGTCCAACCAACATCATTTAGgactgattttaaatgtattttaaaagatgTACACACCTCAAAGCTAGTATGACTCctaaatataaattacagtCAAAATAACCACTTGTGGCTGAGTCAATCAACAAATAGGTTTATTTATTGATGACCATGTAATATTGCCATGTAATGGGGTTGGCAAATGTACCACACTAGAAAAGGGAGGAATAGGCTAAAAGGCAATGTATGTATTTTCCTAACAAGTAGTCAGTCagttgagaaaaaaagaactgccCCCTTTGAAATACTCCTCCTTTTTAATCTCATAACCAATTTGTGATCCCGTTTGTAATTATCACAGTAAAAAATATCCCTCGTAATCCTTGTCAGTCAACTAATTGCTCTGGACAACGTGTACTTTTCATCAGTAACTATCAAACTAACAGAATGGATTTGgttaaattaaaattcatcAAGGCTGTCTTTCTACATTCAgaggtacactatatggacaaaagtatttggccacacctgtttttcagggtttgggctaggccccttatctccagtgaaggtcaatcttaatgtttcagcataccaagacattttggacaatgctatgcttccaactttgtggcaacagtttggggaaggcccttttctattccaacatgactgtgccccagtgcaaaaatcaaggactataaagacatggtttgatgagtctggtgtggaagaacttgactggcccacacagagccctgacctcaaccccattgacCACCTTtaggatgaactggaacggagattgcgagccaggccttctcgtccaacatcagtgcctgacctcataaatgctctacagaatgaatgggcacaaattcccacagaaacactccaaaatcttgtggaaagccttccaagaagagtggaagctgttataacTGCAaaaactccatattaaagtatatgaatttgaatacaatgtcattacagtccccgttggtgtaatggtcaggcatctgaatacttttgtccatagcTGTAGTCTCTTTTTGATTAcatcatttaaattacattttaagtatTAATTTGaacatctgaatatttacttaATTCAGATAAAGTAAATGCATTGTTACTGAGCAGGTAAATACCCACGGTGATTGCTACGACATCTAACAAGCTATATATCAGTATACTCTATACAAATGAGATATTGAGATAAGTGTTCACACATTGCAAATGTGGCATGTGGCACACGAAGTCAAATAACTAGCTGTATGAGTGagagacatggaaaaaaattaaaaattatccTTACATTGACCTCAGAGACAAAGAGTAAGACCTATACAAACCTTGCAGTCTTTTTGCATAGTCCACAAGCTCTGCTGCAACGGCAACAGTGTCATAGGTTGGTTGCTCCATAGTCTTCAGGAACTGACTGGCTTTCTGGAAAgtcaaatataaaatatcaatcGCATCATAAAAGACAGGACGTGCTCCTTTAAATATGACCTGAAGACCCATTACTCATTACAGAGTAAATGATGCAGCCACAGCCACTCTTAACAGCAGATCTGACCAATGGTGAAGGGCCAAAGCAGTAAAGCAATTTACATAATGGCTGCTTTAATGGCaagcttcattaaaaaaaaaaaaagaataatgtatTAAGTTAAAGCAAACCATATATTTTTAAGTACCACAAACAGACATTATACATGGCATTACTGCTCATGTAAGATGGAGAACAGGCGACATTAGGATACTGTCCATTCAGTAGTGTGGTGGTTTATCGCACGACGTACCTGCAGCTCCTCAAAAACTCGGTCCTCCATCTCGGAGACCTGAGACACAGCTTCGTACATGCTGGTCATCGGTGTGACTGTATCCTTGAAATAAGAGACTTGGCGTTTAGGGCTGGGCCCACAAAGGGAGGTAGTCATGTACTAATAGACTGGCCAGGGACTGGGTTCATGGCATGGGTTACATTCTTCAGAAGCAGTCGCTGCATTTCAAAAGCAGAATTTGAGCCACCTTTTCTAATCCTTGCTGGTAGCATCTCtgcaacaattttttttctttttaaatatactgtaagcTATATTAAGAGTAGGCCTCATTACTTCTGGTCTCCACTCATCAACAGCACCCCTTAGAGGAGAAAGCTAGGTCCACAACTGAAAATATTGCTTGCCTTTAATGGGAACATACATTTGTAACAGCAAGAACTAGTGCATCCAAAATGCAGGAAGGCTAGCTACCTGGTTCCACAATGTCCATTCATGTTAAAAACAGCTAAGTGAATGTAGAAATAAATGACTTCAGGTTCACAGTGGGAATACTTAATCACAAAGCAGGTTAACAGAGAAATGTTAGTGCTCATGGTAACTGCTAGTGTCTACACAACAGTGCAGGAGTACCCAGATACAACTTGTCTAGTTACTGCAGAACCGAGAAGCAATTTATTTGAAGACAACCATTTTCATTATAGACGTGCCTACTCAGAGTGCTTCAGTTAATTTATGCAGTATATGAAGTATACTTCAGCTTGTGGACCTAGCTCTCAGACAGGAATGGAGGGGTCGTATTTACCATTGTCACTCAAAGCCACCATTTACAGTGTCCTGCAGTATCAGCCAGCCATGCACTGACCACGTGCATGAGCTTGATAACATTTTGCACTcacctcttcatcctcctctaTCTCCATCTTTTTATCATCCGAATCATTTCCATTCGATGCTCCATTCAGTTCTTTCACTCTACAAGAGCATGATGTAGCTTTAGAGACTGCATGTGACTAAGCAGTGAAACGTAACAGATGTGCAAACCTATATTGTTATGGTATGCAGTTTATATTAGCTTGCAAAGACACTGCCAATTTACAGAGAGGGCCCTTTTAGGCTGTGGCTGTACTTGCtgtcaaacaaacacaatcagcTGGCACTGATCTAAACCGATGTAGCCAGCTGTAAAAAAGCTATGCAAGTAGCtgtggataagggcatctgccgAGCACATGGCTAACATAATACGCATAATTTTACCAAGCACATAGCTAGTGCAACAATGGAATGATTTTAATAAGCATACAGTAATATCATCCATATTACTGAATTAGCTATGTGCTTAGTAAAATCAGCTATTGCATTAACAAAGCATATAGCTAACATAATACAAATGACTTCAACATATTTGCAACATATTTGCGGGAGCTGACTTGTCCAAAACACTCTAATCCTGTTGATATAAGATGAAACAGATGGCCAAGATGAGGGCAGATAATGGGCCTGTACCTGTCTGCATATCGGAGAGTATTCAGAGTGTAGTCACAGGAGCCCATCCCAGGAGAGATCATAGCAATCTGGGAAAGGCAAAGAGGCACATCTcatttcataataaaatcaaCTCAAAAACAGTTTCTCTTACTCTTCCACATGCCAGATCTAGTTGACAAGCCTGCCCATCTAACCTTCTGAGAGAATTTTTGCAAGCATTAATGGCAAAAATTCAAAGTTGAATTAAATTGTAAAACACTAGATTTTTGTAACAAACTTCAGTCTTGGAGAGAAACACCTGATATTAAAATTCTATCGTCATACCATCCAGGGAAAACGTTATGATACAAAATATTGTTGTTGGCAAGGGGGCAGGCCCTAAACTCTAAGtttgtaattacaatatttgGGTGTAGGGTCTGTAGGGGGACATTTCacttaatgtaaatgtgacaacTGGGTGACAATTAAGGTGCAACTAACATGACAATGTAGAACAATGAATCCCAGGGATCTCTTTGTTAtgctttatatttaaatgacaaagtgCATGGTGCTGATTCGGTCCACTCTTCTGCAATGTTGAGGAGGCTGCTGTCACGGCTGTGCCTGACCCCAGATGAACTGAGTAAGTGATAACGAAGGTTTGTTGCATTCTCCCCTTTCAATGAAACGTTTCTCGAGCAAAGTCGACAGGTGACATCATAGATGTCAGCTCTCAGCTTTGTCCATTTGGAAATTCATCTGGTTGACCAACATTTTATCATCCACTCAACCCACTCTAATGGTAGTGTAAATTAGTGCCTTAACTGTACTGCTGGTCATGTGGTGATACAGTGGCAGTTTTATGTACAGTACTTCACTCACTCCTGCTTGATGTTGTCAGAAAATGTGCTGCTTTCATCAGTTAGCAGAGGTCTCCAAACCAGAATTAAACACTTAACACCAACTCAGCTTCATCTTGCAACTATGCAGTTTGCCTGAAAATTACAGTTTACCACATATACACGTTTACTTACCATCCTCATATATAGGCAAAACCACTTCTGCCAAATCTGAACATGCTCCAGCTAGCTTGCATACTGCACCAAAGACACTGTTCTACACTGATATTTAAAGTCACTCCTAGACTTATGCAAGATGTCCAGGCCAGCTATTTATACGGctaagtaaaataaattcaacacactctcatgaatatttaaatttggTTGAGTGTGGTTACTCTGCGGCCGACAGTGCCACTGTGCCATGAGAGAGTTTACGCCATCAGAGACCTGTGTattcaaaataaagacagaTTGAGTTTTAGTATTGTGCCAATATTCCAGGGATACTGGGCCtgtgagctggagctggagcacGCAATATTTTTCTGGTACGCAAGGAATGACTAACatatcaatatactgtatgggGACCAGAGCTCCCCTTTAATTAGGCCAAGAAGCCTGCCATACACAACCACTTCAGTAacttccattttgaaaaagaagaaaaaaaaaaaaaaacttcctttGTTGGATGTCCAGCCAAAACTACTACTCAGCTTACCAGCTAGAAAGGCCTGAGAGAGCaaaaaagatcaaaacaaaCCAAGGACAGCTCATATGGACAATAAGAAACGAGTAGCAGCTGTAAGAAATCTTCGGGATAAAAGTCTACAAAAGGCCTAGCTAATTTTTTTAAGGATTACAAAATGTACTTCTCCCACAGCATTCAAGCTTTCTATGGTCTTCAGTTGCACTGAGTGTTAACCTAATTAGGATCCCAATGCTATTTTAGTGAAAATTTTGAAACATTACTGACACACAAAATCTGATTACGCAAACTTGCAAAGCAGTTTATTCCAAACACAGGTCTGCTTGTAACTGCAATTATGAGTGGACTCATAAGTATGTGCACGGAACctatacacatgcacgcacttAAACTAGTGTGAACATTCATCCACAATCTACTCCAGGAAGCCCGAAGTCAGCTGATACTATACTTTAGCACCACTCTATACTCACCATGCATGTCTTGGAGTTCTCGCCTATGAAGGAGTCCCTCAGCACATGGGTCAGTTTGCTCATTCTGAAGGGAATGTGTTCGCTGTTCTTCCCCAGGGAACGGATGCACTCCTGAACGGATGACAATAATTTGAGCATCATCTTgacaaattttaaatgtgacCAGATTTTCAACTTTGATATCAAAAAAAGTCAACATAAAAACAACGCAattatttacacaaaatgaCCTCCTGAAGCGCAATACTTTCTCGTTCAATGTTCataagttattttattttacgaTTAACATGACGGAACTACATTACCCAGGAACCAAAACCATCTAGACAAAGCCATCGCAGCAACCGGCATTTCAGCCATGTTACCGTATGGCACAGAATAGCACAGTCTGCAATTTTGATAATGTCTCAAGAGCTAAGTGGTGCAAGTGTCTGCGATCAGTGTATATGTGCCATTGCAGTTGGGCCACCAACTACCTTCAATGCCAGGAGGCTGCGGTTGATTTCGGCCGTCTCCACAAGGGTCTGCCTGTCGTTGCTGCTGACGTCGGTGCCCCGCTCGTTCCCGGCCAGGTCCACCAGGGAGAACTTCCCATGGAGCCTGTTCCTTTGGCGCAGGATAATCTGCAGCACCGCATGGGACCGGGACGAGTTGGAGTTCGCAAAGGTCTGTCCAGACGTCCTACCaataagcacacacagcagccattaCATAACTGCCAGTGGCGCTATATGGTTGGTTATCATTTTTAGCACCGTTGGTCAAGCGATTATGCGGAAATGCACGCCTGTGACGAGGGTTTCCAGACTTCCTACCTGCACGCGCTCCCCATTTCGATCATCTTGATGACGTCCTTGACAGACGAGACGTACATCTCCCGAAGGCCCACAACCTGGACCTGCTGCTTTCCATCTTCCAGCACACGCAGTTTGGCTTTTTTATTCAGCAGATCAAACAACTGCAACAGGTGCAAAATGGCACGAATTACTGCCAAAAACGCCTCATCCTTAGGGGTTGGCTGCAATTTCCATATGATTTGCTTACAATTTGGGATTACTGAGGGGTatcacagttattttttatgaacTTTAATGCTCGGCGTGCTGTTCAGTACTGGTTGCCATCATATCACGCCATTTTAAGAGTAAAAGCCGACACTGATGGCATCCGATGCTAGAGTTAAAGCAAAATTATGCTCCGTGTGGGATACACACTGACCTTGCCAGAGCGACAGAAGACTATTATTTTGTATAACCGGATTATTAGTCCAAAACACGTTTAAAACCACAgtaaacataacataaaagttGAGCAATATGACATATCAGGTCTGTTTCAGCAGTTTATTTGTAACCCATTTGTAGTGGGTCAAAAGATCAAAGCTCCCCTAATTTACAGCCACTGCAGAAGAGTGTACTTCTCACCTTGCCATTGTAGatttcaaaaaatgtcacataagGGTCTAGGCCCATACTGGAGTACCTTCTCTGGCTCAGAAGGGCAAACACATCTTGTGCTGTATTGAAAGTTAGCAGAGACAAAATGAAGaccaatgaaataaaaaccatgGATGGATGCACATGGGAAGGGTGGATGAGGACTGTGGTATGTGTACTTGCCTGCCAAGGCGTAGATGCCTTTAGAGCTGTTTTGGTTTTTCCCAGAAAAATCTCCTCCCATTGTCTGTTGGATTATAGCAATGTTAAAACAATTTAGTTTAATAATTCTGAAAGTTGAAGGAGAAAACCCGTTCCCAGATGTTTAGGCCAAGGTGTAACCCGACTCACGTGAGTTTTCCCACTTCCAGTCTGTCCATACGCAAAACAAGTTGCCATTCCCCCTTCAAAAATGGTCTGAACCAGTGGCTTGGCTGTGAATCTAGGAATAGGACAAGAAAGGCTTCAAATGTCAAACACcacatgctcatttttttgtttcccaaAACATTTGCTGTGGTACATCGACTATGTGCTAGACAGAGTCAGTGTAATATGCCAGTTAAATATTGGTGAATACTAGCAATACTATGATACTAACACTGTAAATATTGAGACTGCACAATCATACTATGACAATAGTAAAAGATTATATAAATTACCATGTTATTTGGTACACCCTTCAATGGCATGTATCATAACACAGTAATTAAAGCATACAGGTTAACAAAACATACCACAATCCAGTTAGTTATAGCACAAGattttacactacattaccATAATTACCCTTGTTGCTATTAATCTACGACAGTTAAACTAACAGTGGAAATGTAagagtgatgaaaaaaaaggtCACCTGTAAACAATGTCATTGGATGTAGTTTCATCAAAGGAGTAATCAAATTTGAAGAGCTGGTTCTCCAGGTACTTGGTAAGGTCCACTTTTTGCTTTGGTTCATGAAGGAGGAGAACCCCCTTTCCAGGTACCGATACCACATCGATTTCTTTCCTGGCCACCTCTAACAACGCCAAGTTAACAACATTCAATACACTTTAATCACACTTTACTGGTGTCTTTGGTAAAAATGGTAATAGTTGTTACAGCTCATGCCAAACTCCCCACTTCACAATTTTGCTGGATACCTTGTTTGTTGAGTGGGCGCttccgaacacacacacaaattctgtGATCTTCAATCTGTGGAATTAAAATGGCACAGCATATTAGCAAACAATGTAAAGACCCAGTATTCTGCATACACCAAAACTGACAACTTCACCATCAATGTGAACTTACAGGATCAGAGGTGGAAAGGGGTACTTGTTCTAAAGTCTCTCTGTATTCTTCAATCATCTTGTAAAACTGCCAGTGAGGCCGATTCATGTTTTCCTGAAAGGAGAATGCACAAATCAGAAGCTTTGATGAGGAGGGACTGCTTATTCAAGCCATTTATGAGTCCCCTCTTCCATATTTATTGTATGGTCATTTCAGAGGTATTTTCACCAAATTACAGCTGGAACTCTGGGCTGAGCAACCTTCTTAATTAAACATGCCTTCTTGAAGTTGCAAATTCTCTACAGTTTTCTAGGGTTTAGGAGTAGAAATAGCATGGCATTTAATAACGTAGACCAATAAACACATCCAAGGAAACTGATCATAAAGCCAAAATAAAGCACCTTAAACAAGTGCTTACATTAGAAGCTTGTAAAGGTCACACAATACTGCATTGTATTTGAGAGCGAAAGGACATGAACCTTCCCTCGCTTGGGCCGCAGTTCTTCATTCTTCACTTGAGATGCCTCCcgtttgtttctcattttttcagCTTCGAGTCTACCCTCAGACTTCCGTCTTCCTAGAAAGTggagttaaaagaaaaaaaattaaactcctTCACTGCGATCACTAAGTGTCACTCACTACTGGACCCAATTAGATAACAAACGGCAAGTTCACAACATAGTCCGTTGAATGACACTAACCTGAACTGACAGTGGGGCCGGCGTGGGACACGGAGGGCGTAACACCGCTGTCCATGCTTACTTCAGGCACCTGTGGCAGGAATGATGTCGGCCTAGACAGACCTTTCTTCCTTTGAGCGTAACTCCCACCTGGGTGGGGGgaaaatttttttatttacatacaaaCCAAGGTGTTTTCAAACTTAAGCACTGACGTGGGATATTTGTCATCACAATACGATATGCTTTTATTCCTGAATTCCTATGAATATTACAGCACATGCTGCAGAAAGCCTGTcgtcacacagtgctgtatatGGCACATAATTTTAAGATCCTCTTACATCTCTTGGTGTACCACCACCGTGGTTgtattcaatgtgcagtttaaTCACCAACGACACAGTCCCACACCCCAATTTACACTGTCAGCTTTATCTAGATGTTCTTGGGCTGGGGCTTACACGTTACTGACCTGGCCGGGGGATGGATGGTCTGGGCGGCTCAGCTGACAGGCCATCTTCAAAGGTAGAGGGCTCGGACTGAGAAAAGCCTGGCTGCATCAAACACGTGCGGCGCACAGCCGACTTCCTGGAGACTAAGAGGCACCTTTGAATTAGTGTCAGTAGCTTGTGATGGAGGACAGGAAACTCCAGGTCATAATTCAACTCGCAACCCTGCTGGAAGACCAGGAGAGTGGACCTCTCCAATGAGGTGCATAGCCAAACCACATGGAGACAAGGATGAGCGGAAAGCAGCTGAGATCTGGAGTTCCCAGTCACCCATTTGGCCAGCGCACAACATTCTTGTGACACCACAGAACATGCTGCTCATCAGCTTGGTAGTTTAGTTTTAGTCATTCAGGTTTAGTGAGGAAACACCATGACAGCATTAACATAAGATGATTGCCTGCTGCTGAATTTGCCAGTTTATGGTAACTTCTTCCAAGTGAGGAGACAGTATAGTGCTTAGAAAACAGGACCAGGAAGAGACAGTGGGTGATTCAGTTCGGGATATTGTCTCAGTGCTAAGGTGGCAAGTGTAGCAAAACTATTGCAAGCCAGTGGTTAAGCACAGAGAGTAGAAGGAAGACCCAATCTTGGACGATATATTGGATAAGATTGTGGAATTAAATCTGTGCctttacaaaataatttgttcACTTTGTTTAACATGCTTCATACCCGGATCGGACCCTTCAGAGGGAGTTCCAATGGCAGCTTTGAAAACGGGAAAAATAGtagaaataatttattatataattGAAACACACAAAGATAATGATTCTGTCtgttaaatgtcagtttttgCTGCCACTATATCCAAGCAGTTCTCAAAATGTGTCAAACAGATTAAACAATTAAGAAACACTTACACTCAGGCACAGCAGGTATTTTTGAACTAAGTCTGGTTTCAGGTTTCTGTCAAGAAAAGGGTATCAACATTGCATCTGTTAGCATAACATCATTATGATATTGTTAACAGCTTGGGCTGCTTTCTCAAAAATCCAAAGTGTTTCTATACGATATAACAGCAAGACCCTTGTAGTTGCATACAAATGTTCCTTGTTAGAGATTACACTTTCACCAACTTTTTTTGATTCTAGTACTGGGTTGGGCTGACTGGCGGACTTCAGGTATTCAAAATGTTCTTTGTTCAGGTTCCACAATTCCATGAAATCCACCTGGGGGAAAGGGTAAATCTCAGTCAAGTACTTCGTAAGAGTGATTTGGTTAAATAACTGAACTCATCACAGTAGTAAATTATGCAAGCAgcatatatgtgtacacacacacacaaataattttttcctTACTTCTTTCCCCTTGGTTATAGAGTTTTCTTGCCATTCCACTGACACGGTTCCTTTCATAGGATGGACAGTTTTCACACTGGCAGCATGTATCCGCCCTAAACAAACCAAGACCAAGGGGGGATCTTTATGTACCATACTACCCCTAGGACACATGTTGAAGGAAGACGGTACTCAAGACTTCATCTTTAGAGAGCTAACTAAAACCCTTCGCTGTGCATCTAGCATGCTAACGTCCATTGTGTCTATCTGGACAAGATAACGGTAGATTTTCTGTCAGTCTATCAACTCTTGCCGTCAAGTGTCGTGCATAGTCAATGTCATGACAGTTTTTCAGCCGTcaagaaatacatacatttttttaaaaatttcgTACATTACGGCATGAATATTAGTTTGATAACTAACGTAACATTCCATTAGACTAATTATACCAGTATTTACTAGTTAGTCAACTAACGACTCGCTAACAAAAGCATCAAATCCCCTGGCACGActttagctaatgttagctgacctATCCAATGAGCAAGCTCGCTGGCTGAATCAAAGGGAACCAATTTGGAGAGGAGAATTAACTGGCCTTCTGGATATGCCAAATACAACAGTTTTCAAGCAATTTCGCTATTATAAATGATACGGTTATGAATAACAACGAGCCAACGTTAGCAAATATGTTAGCCATCAGCTAGCGCTGGTCAGCGAATTTAACTAATTAGCTAACTCTTACCATCGCTGCGACTGATCTTAACAGAAAGACCGATTGTTATGACCTCAACAACTGAAGAATCCATAgttaaaatctgtaaaaacaaaaattcccTGCCGTTTTTAAATCCAGtcaaaaatcacaaacacaaaccgcCAAACTTTTAAAGGACGTCACAGGAAATGCTGCTAAGGATGTCGGGAGTGGTTAGAAAGCGTTTTACCGCAAGGCGAGCTGGGAATTGaagttatttaaaattttctgtggCGAGTTGGAAGCGCCTTGTGTTTTAGTTATGTAGTTTTAAAATATCCCCACAAGGTGGTACTATAACATTCTGGGAAACGTCACCGAGGGCTTTGGCGGGCCATTGGGCATTCTTTGTAGTTCATTTAAACCGGCTAATGCCATTTTAgttgtgaaaaaaataacagaaagacagaaatagcctaattttctgtggaaaaaaaacaaaatgaaagctacacaaattacacactattgcacattattatttttattatttctaaagttattttgtgtaacatgcatacaaatgctCAGAATTAATGCTTTATATTATATGATGCTATCTTATAAATTGCTCTTAAACTTAC from Megalops cyprinoides isolate fMegCyp1 chromosome 20, fMegCyp1.pri, whole genome shotgun sequence encodes:
- the kif2c gene encoding kinesin-like protein KIF2C, with translation MDSSVVEVITIGLSVKISRSDGRIHAASVKTVHPMKGTVSVEWQENSITKGKEVDFMELWNLNKEHFEYLKSASQPNPKPETRLSSKIPAVPESAIGTPSEGSDPVSRKSAVRRTCLMQPGFSQSEPSTFEDGLSAEPPRPSIPRPGGSYAQRKKGLSRPTSFLPQVPEVSMDSGVTPSVSHAGPTVSSGRRKSEGRLEAEKMRNKREASQVKNEELRPKRGKENMNRPHWQFYKMIEEYRETLEQVPLSTSDPIEDHRICVCVRKRPLNKQEVARKEIDVVSVPGKGVLLLHEPKQKVDLTKYLENQLFKFDYSFDETTSNDIVYRFTAKPLVQTIFEGGMATCFAYGQTGSGKTHTMGGDFSGKNQNSSKGIYALAAQDVFALLSQRRYSSMGLDPYVTFFEIYNGKLFDLLNKKAKLRVLEDGKQQVQVVGLREMYVSSVKDVIKMIEMGSACRTSGQTFANSNSSRSHAVLQIILRQRNRLHGKFSLVDLAGNERGTDVSSNDRQTLVETAEINRSLLALKECIRSLGKNSEHIPFRMSKLTHVLRDSFIGENSKTCMIAMISPGMGSCDYTLNTLRYADRVKELNGASNGNDSDDKKMEIEEDEEDTVTPMTSMYEAVSQVSEMEDRVFEELQKASQFLKTMEQPTYDTVAVAAELVDYAKRLQESVQAFQSALESEELARMSPRQGHL